One genomic region from Haloterrigena gelatinilytica encodes:
- a CDS encoding sister chromatid cohesion protein PDS5: protein MAEAVRPLARRLETDVEAVRSHGVTAIAAVADERPAAVEPVVTELAAVADADDERVRLDAVRAIAAVASSSPDAIRPVVPALAERVDDPHEPVRRPAVDALAALARETPAAGTDVPALLEALEGEAENASDADDEWIQGYAARGLADVARSATADAHPAVGR, encoded by the coding sequence ATCGCCGAGGCCGTCCGCCCGCTGGCCCGACGGCTGGAGACGGACGTCGAGGCGGTTCGGAGCCACGGCGTCACGGCGATCGCGGCCGTCGCCGACGAGCGGCCGGCCGCGGTCGAACCCGTCGTCACCGAACTGGCCGCCGTCGCCGACGCCGACGACGAGCGCGTTCGCCTCGACGCGGTCCGGGCGATCGCCGCCGTAGCGTCGTCCTCGCCCGACGCGATCCGACCGGTCGTCCCCGCTCTCGCCGAACGGGTCGACGACCCCCACGAACCGGTCCGCCGGCCCGCAGTCGACGCGCTGGCCGCGCTGGCACGCGAGACGCCCGCCGCGGGGACGGACGTTCCCGCGCTCCTCGAGGCCCTCGAGGGCGAGGCGGAGAACGCCTCGGACGCGGACGACGAGTGGATTCAGGGGTACGCGGCCCGCGGCCTCGCCGACGTCGCGCGGTCGGCGACCGCCGACGCCCACCCGGCGGTCGGTCGCTGA